One Pseudopipra pipra isolate bDixPip1 chromosome 26, bDixPip1.hap1, whole genome shotgun sequence DNA window includes the following coding sequences:
- the KRT222 gene encoding keratin-like protein KRT222 isoform X2, protein MDKDAEALKAARAELCEARRQWHHMQVEIESLHAVEKGLERSLRATEQQYHMQLQNLEGEIECLEKELLEVRRGIEKQLREHEILLNTRMKLEEEIATYRSLLEQEESRFRCSIPAQKDDKKPSTSKITFMLPPDGVKKHEPEKVELMTKQAILDGNIMKESAEAHGTVQTEKVDEVIKEWEGSFFKDNPRLRKKSVSLRFDLHLAATDEGCLHTKKKTLPDIEVRLVMRRSCSIPSIKP, encoded by the exons ATGGACAAAGATGCAGAAGCACTAAAGGCAGCCAGGGCAGAACTGTGCGAGGCCAGGCGGCAGTGGCACCACATGCAGGTCGAAATCGAGTCTCTCCACGCCGTG GAAAAGGGTTTGGAGCGTTCGTTGCGGGCCACAGAGCAGCAGTACCACATGCAGCTGCAGAATTTAGAAGGTGAGATTGAATGtttggagaaagagctgctggaaGTGAGAAGGGGAATTGAGAAACAGCTTCGAGAGCATGAAATTCTCCTGAACACGAGGAtgaagctggaggaggagatAGCGACGTATCGCAGCCTGCTGGAGCAAGAAGAGAGCAG GTTCCGTTGCTCGATACCTGCCCAGAAGGATGACAAAAAGCCCAGCACTAGCAAGATCACCTTTATGCTGCCTCCAG ATGGTGTAAAGAAGCACGAACCAGAGAAGGTGGAACTGATGACAAAACAAGCAATCCTAGATGGAAATATCATGAAGGAAAGTGCTGAAGCTCATGGCACTGTACA GACAGAAAAAGTGGATGAAGTCATTAAGGAATGGGAAGGTTCTTTCTTTAAGGACAACCCTCGCCTAAGGAAAAAGTCGGTCTCCCTGCGCTTCGACCTCCACCTGGCAGCCACGGACGAGGGGTGTCTGCACACCAAAAAGAAAACTCTCCCCGACATTGAAGTCAGGCTGGTGATGAGGAGATCCTGCAGCATCCCCTCCATCAAGCCTTAA
- the KRT222 gene encoding keratin-like protein KRT222 isoform X1, with the protein MEPARLRREIRAKYESHITRNQIKTVSSARTQAEEGASKRMDKDAEALKAARAELCEARRQWHHMQVEIESLHAVEKGLERSLRATEQQYHMQLQNLEGEIECLEKELLEVRRGIEKQLREHEILLNTRMKLEEEIATYRSLLEQEESRFRCSIPAQKDDKKPSTSKITFMLPPDGVKKHEPEKVELMTKQAILDGNIMKESAEAHGTVQTEKVDEVIKEWEGSFFKDNPRLRKKSVSLRFDLHLAATDEGCLHTKKKTLPDIEVRLVMRRSCSIPSIKP; encoded by the exons atggagccgGCCCGGCTCCGCCGAGAGATCAGGGCAAAGTATGAATCGCACATCACCCGAAATCAGATAAAGACCGTCAGCTCAGCAAGGACGCAG GCAGAAGAAGGTGCAAGTAAAAGAATGGACAAAGATGCAGAAGCACTAAAGGCAGCCAGGGCAGAACTGTGCGAGGCCAGGCGGCAGTGGCACCACATGCAGGTCGAAATCGAGTCTCTCCACGCCGTG GAAAAGGGTTTGGAGCGTTCGTTGCGGGCCACAGAGCAGCAGTACCACATGCAGCTGCAGAATTTAGAAGGTGAGATTGAATGtttggagaaagagctgctggaaGTGAGAAGGGGAATTGAGAAACAGCTTCGAGAGCATGAAATTCTCCTGAACACGAGGAtgaagctggaggaggagatAGCGACGTATCGCAGCCTGCTGGAGCAAGAAGAGAGCAG GTTCCGTTGCTCGATACCTGCCCAGAAGGATGACAAAAAGCCCAGCACTAGCAAGATCACCTTTATGCTGCCTCCAG ATGGTGTAAAGAAGCACGAACCAGAGAAGGTGGAACTGATGACAAAACAAGCAATCCTAGATGGAAATATCATGAAGGAAAGTGCTGAAGCTCATGGCACTGTACA GACAGAAAAAGTGGATGAAGTCATTAAGGAATGGGAAGGTTCTTTCTTTAAGGACAACCCTCGCCTAAGGAAAAAGTCGGTCTCCCTGCGCTTCGACCTCCACCTGGCAGCCACGGACGAGGGGTGTCTGCACACCAAAAAGAAAACTCTCCCCGACATTGAAGTCAGGCTGGTGATGAGGAGATCCTGCAGCATCCCCTCCATCAAGCCTTAA
- the LOC135402771 gene encoding keratin, type I cytoskeletal 12-like has product MALSVRTSGGSRQFSSRSGIPGGSLRISSSSGGGGFGGSGLGFGGGSGGGSGGGFGAASLLGSGSGFGGGFGSSLSSGFGGGFGGGLGASYASGLGSTLGGGLGSGFGSSSGAVFGSGFGGGAGSGFGGGYGPVGVGDGGLLSGSKKETMQNLNDRLAAYLDKVRSLEDANTELERKIREWYEKSGPGTGTPGSGNDYSKFYPLIEDLRNKIINATIDNARIILQVDNARLAADDFRLKYENEVALRQSVEADINGLRRVLDELTLTRADLELQIESLNEELAYLKKNHEEELQGLQSSEMGQVSVEMDAAPGTDLTKLLNDMRGQYEVIAEQNRKEAEAWFNEKSGELKREISTHTEQLQSGKSEITDLKRTLQSLEIELQSQLAMKKSLEDTLAETEGGYCAQLSQMQLQIGNLESQLLQVRADMERQNAEYQQLLDIKSRLEMEIETYRRLLDGEFVGAGQAVTFESSSLTGSKSQTQSLDSSQDPTKTRKIKTIVEEVVDGKVVASHVKEVEEKI; this is encoded by the exons ATGGCCCTTTCCGTGCGCACGAGCGGCGGGTCCCGGCAGTTCTCCTCTCGGAGCGGAATTCCCGGGGGATCTCTGAGGATCTCCAGCTCTAGTGGTGGAGGAGGCTTTGGTGGCAGCGGGCTGGGGTTTGGTGGAGGGTCTGGTGGAGGGTCTGGTGGAGGTTTTGGTGCTGCTTCCCTGTTGGGCTCAGGCTCTGGCTTCGGTGGGGGCTTTGGGAGCAGCTTAAGCAGTGGCTTTGGGGGAGGCTTTGGGGGGGGTTTAGGTGCTAGCTATGCAAGCGGCTTAGGCAGCACTCttgggggaggtttgggaagtGGTTTTGGCAGCAGTTCAGGTGCTGTTTTTGGAAGTGGCTTTGGAGGTGGTGCAGGGTCTGGGTTTGGAGGTGGGTATGGCCCTGTTGGTGTTGGGGATGGTGGCCTTCTTTCTGGCTCAAAAAAGGAAACCATGCAGAACCTCAACGACCGTCTGGCTGCGTATCTGGACAAGGTGAGATCTCTGGAGGACGCCAACACCGAGCTGGAGCGCAAAATCCGTGAGTGGTACGAGAAAAGTGGCCCTGGCACTGGCACCCCTGGATCTGGGAACGACTACAGTAAATTCTATCCTCTCATTGAAGACCTTCGAAACAAG ATCATCAATGCAACCATCGACAACGCGAGGATCATTCTGCAGGTCGATAATGCCAGACTGGCTGCTGATGACTTCAGACTGAA ATATGAGAATGAAGTGGCTCTCAGGCAGAGTGTGGAGGCCGACATCAACGGCCTGCGCAGAGTCTTGGACGAGCTGACCCTGACCAGGGCGGATCTGGAGCTGCAGATCGAAAGCCTGAACGAGGAACTGGCTTACCTCAAGAAGAATCATGAGGAG GAGCTTCAGGGCCTCCAAAGCAGTGAAATGGGCCAAGTCAGCGTGGAAATGGATGCTGCTCCAGGGACTGACCTGACCAAGCTCCTGAATGACATGAGGGGACAGTACGAAGTCATTGCCGAGCAAAACCGTAAAGAGGCCGAGGCGTGGTTCAATGAAAAA AGCGGGGAGCTGAAAAGGGAAATCTCCACCCATACCGAGCAGCTCCAGTCGGGAAAGAGCGAGATCACGGATTTGAAACGGaccctgcagagcctggaaaTAGAGCTGCAGTCTCAGCTGGCCATG AAAAAATCCCTGGAAGACACTCTAGCAGAGACGGAAGGCGGTTACTGCGCTCAGCTGTCCCAAATGCAGCTGCAGATCGGGAACCTGGagtcccagctgctccaggtcaGGGCTGACATGGAGCGCCAGAACGCGGAgtaccagcagctcctggacatcAAGAGCCGCCTGGAAATGGAGATTGAGACCTACCGGCGCCTGCTGGATGGAGAGTTCGT GGGCGCAGGACAGGCAGTTACGTTTGAAAGCTCATCCCTGACAGGGTCCAAATCTCAAACACAATCACTGGATTCTTCTCAGG ATCCAACCAAAACTAGAAAGATCAAGACAATTGTTGAAGAAGTGGTAGATGGAAAAGTTGTTGCATCCCACGTTAAGGAAGTTGAAGAGAAGATATGA